A stretch of DNA from Bacillota bacterium LX-D:
TGGACACCCTTGTCTTAGGCTAACGGTTGGCACTATCAACCCCCGTATCGGACTTTCACCGACGAGCAAGCGCCCATGCTGGGCGCACAAATAAAAGACTCAAGGTAAAACTTGAGTCTAAATTGATTATTGAGCGTAAGTAATAATACTTACTTTATTTTGTTCGTCACATGATATAATTGTTTTTTTATTATCCATAATTGTTTTTAACTCTACTCGAGCTCCCCATAAACTTGCTATGTATTTAAGAGTTTCTTCCGCATATTTACATTGTAGTTCTCTGCCATCATAAACATGCTCTAAAAACAAGCATTTATCTTTTTTATTCAAATCAGTTACTCTAATCAGGGGTATTAAACCCATTCCGACGTTATTACTTAAATCACTCCGTATTTTTTCCCAACCGAGCTCATCGGAAATTTCTTCAACTACATAGTCACTTCCTTTTTTCTTATATTCAAATAAATTTAACTTAGCACAAAGATCTTCTGTTAGATAACGTCTAATAAATGATTCATCTCTATCTAGAAGCCTTACCTCAAATATTTTGTCCTCCCCATAACGTTCCACTAGATCGTGATAAATTTCAAATCCTAGGTAATAGGGATTAAGTCCTCCTCTCTGAGGTGCCACAACATCATTATGCCGTTTTATAAATTCTAAATGTAGAGATTGTGGTAAATCCAACTTTTGTAAAATACGATAATGCCAATAGCTGGCCCATCCTTCATTCATAATTTTAGTTTCAATTTGCGGGATAAAATATTTAGTTTCTTCTCGAACAATGCTTAAAAGATTTTGTTGCCACTCCGTAAGATCCCCGTATTCCATAAGAAAGTAAATAATATCTTCATAGGGTTCCAATGGAATTTTTGTTAAATCCGGCGGATCTATCTCTTTAGGCGGTTCCAGAGTATTATAGTTTGAATGTTGATCGTTGTATGTATCTAACAATTTTTGCTTTATTTCTTCCTGAGTTAACTTTCTTTCTCCTACTGTTCTTGCAATTTGAAGCTTTAAACTGTGAGCTGCATTTAGAACCATTTCTACATTTTCGTAGCCGATACTAGGGTCATTAATATAACTTCTAATTGTTCTTGCATGATTTTTAAAACTTTCTATAGTATATTTCGCATCTGTTCCTATTTTAAACAAACGGTTATTTTTGAAAAAATCGTTATGCCCATATACATGGGCTATTGTTAGTATTTGCAGCAGCAGGGAATTCTCCTTCAACAAATAGGCAATGCATGGATCAGAATTAATAACCATTTCATAAGGTAAACCTGTTAAATTATATCTATAAAGTGTTTTTAGTTTTTCATAAGCCTTTCCGAAACTCCAGTGGGGATAGCGAGAGGGCATGCCTAAATAAACTTCGTAAGCTAGCATATCATCATAATTAACAATTTCAAATTCTTGAGGATAAAATTCCAAGCCGCAATCTACTGCCATTTTCTCAATTTTTTCGCTCCAGGTATATAAATCAGATAAGGTATAATCCAAGCTATTAACCCTCTTTCGAATCTTTTTTTAGAACATTCTTTAGGGCAGGCCATAAATCTTCTTTCTTTAATATTGTTGTAATAACAAAATTTTTTGCTTGGATTTTTTCCGCAAACTTTTTCTTAATATTGCTTGAAAACATTCCAGGAAGTATTTCCGTATAACCAAATAAATTACACAAGCTGCACAATTTTTTTGCCGAATCAATTGCTCTAAGATTGTCTTGAGTAAAATTATCTCCATCGCTGACATGAAATGCATAAATGTTCCAATTATTTGGGTTGTAATTTTCTTCGATAACTTCTAAAGCTTTATTATACCCGCTAGAGATAAAGGTTCCCCCCGACTCTACCTTATGGAAAAATTCCTTTTCAGTTACTATTTTAGCTTCGGTAGAATGAGCTATGAAAACAACCTCTACATTTAAATATTTCAATTTTACAAACTGATAGAGTAAGAAAAAGAATGATCTCGCCAAATATTTTTTTGTTTGATCCATAGAACCTGATGTATCCATAATACATATAACTACTGCATTTAATTCTCGTTTTTTTGTCTCCTTAACGCGAAAATACCTTAAGTCATCTTCTTTGAAAGGAAACCTTCCCAGTTCTTGATCTAAGCCTGCTTCTTGCATAAACTTTTTAGTCATTTGTTTGCGTTTAAGTTTTTCAACAACCGTTCGATTTTTAGCCAGCCTTGGCGGTATACCCTTTTTCTGATAACCTGATTTTTTGCAAGAATTTTCAGAAAGTATTTCCGAATACTTTTTTTTCTCTAAATATGGTAAATTTAAAGATTCAAATAGATAATCAATAATTTCTTCAATGGTTACCTCAGTTTCGTAAATTTCTTCACCTGGATCACTTCCTGCTCCATTTTTACCTTGCCCTTGGGCGGAATTATCGGAAAATATTTTATCTCCTCTTTTTTCTGAGCCGTTGCCACTGCTAAATCCAGGCATATTTTTACCGTAAATAAAATGATATTCTTTTAAACCCTTTATCGGAATCTTTATTTTTTTGTCTTTACTTTCACCAATTATACTTTCCTCTGATAGAATGTCCGCCAAGTTTTTTTTAATAGTTTCTTCTGTTAGTTGACGATGTCTTCTCCGATCTTCTATGGAACGGTCTCGTTCAATGGGATTGAATTCCCGGAATATTGCCATTAGGATCAATCCTTCCAA
This window harbors:
- the yhbH gene encoding sporulation protein YhbH, which gives rise to MAIFREFNPIERDRSIEDRRRHRQLTEETIKKNLADILSEESIIGESKDKKIKIPIKGLKEYHFIYGKNMPGFSSGNGSEKRGDKIFSDNSAQGQGKNGAGSDPGEEIYETEVTIEEIIDYLFESLNLPYLEKKKYSEILSENSCKKSGYQKKGIPPRLAKNRTVVEKLKRKQMTKKFMQEAGLDQELGRFPFKEDDLRYFRVKETKKRELNAVVICIMDTSGSMDQTKKYLARSFFFLLYQFVKLKYLNVEVVFIAHSTEAKIVTEKEFFHKVESGGTFISSGYNKALEVIEENYNPNNWNIYAFHVSDGDNFTQDNLRAIDSAKKLCSLCNLFGYTEILPGMFSSNIKKKFAEKIQAKNFVITTILKKEDLWPALKNVLKKDSKEG
- a CDS encoding SpoVR family protein produces the protein MDYTLSDLYTWSEKIEKMAVDCGLEFYPQEFEIVNYDDMLAYEVYLGMPSRYPHWSFGKAYEKLKTLYRYNLTGLPYEMVINSDPCIAYLLKENSLLLQILTIAHVYGHNDFFKNNRLFKIGTDAKYTIESFKNHARTIRSYINDPSIGYENVEMVLNAAHSLKLQIARTVGERKLTQEEIKQKLLDTYNDQHSNYNTLEPPKEIDPPDLTKIPLEPYEDIIYFLMEYGDLTEWQQNLLSIVREETKYFIPQIETKIMNEGWASYWHYRILQKLDLPQSLHLEFIKRHNDVVAPQRGGLNPYYLGFEIYHDLVERYGEDKIFEVRLLDRDESFIRRYLTEDLCAKLNLFEYKKKGSDYVVEEISDELGWEKIRSDLSNNVGMGLIPLIRVTDLNKKDKCLFLEHVYDGRELQCKYAEETLKYIASLWGARVELKTIMDNKKTIISCDEQNKVSIITYAQ